In the Populus trichocarpa isolate Nisqually-1 chromosome 1, P.trichocarpa_v4.1, whole genome shotgun sequence genome, one interval contains:
- the LOC127904400 gene encoding phosphopantothenoylcysteine decarboxylase subunit VHS3, whose translation MATPATRMMLFKNGKSFPLHLLRGSLLNGSNNITSQFMISDPALFQPQQKPIFNLHGGQSNAGLVSDINGALNWRFGRFGEMGRVEARGKSERVISDEDEEDDEDVDDDDEEIEDFDEDVEYEDGGDFDDDDDDEDDRK comes from the coding sequence ATGGCAACCCCAGCGACAAGGATGATGCTGTTCAAGAACGGCAAGTCGTTCCCTCTCCATCTCCTACGCGGCTCTCTTTTAAATGGGTCCAATAACATCACCAGCCAGTTCATGATTTCTGACCCTGCACTATTCCAACCACAGCAAAAGCCCATCTTCAATTTACATGGGGGTCAGTCTAATGCTGGTCTTGTGAGTGACATTAACGGGGCTTTGAATTGGAGATTTGGTCGGTTCGGAGAGATGGGTCGTGTGGAGGCACGTGGGAAGAGCGAGAGAGTGATCAGTGATgaggatgaagaagatgatgaggacgttgatgatgatgatgaggagatTGAGGATTTCGATGAAGATGTGGAGTATGAGGATGGAGGTGATTttgatgacgacgacgacgacgaagaCGATAGGAAATGA
- the LOC18095585 gene encoding probable ubiquitin-conjugating enzyme E2 25 — protein MKPPPPLHIPLNSKKKRVFMDPDVIEVPPPPAPIVSRSHTKQPKNKQVILHEIIDVDKDEDAIDVMILDKKNDLKNKGKSIKDNSDGYSQAKDGISSCLLSPSSGENNIINMDGLDYDDGTHMDLYPDDFMDFDEYSFLQSHFDKVDIPPGVEAPIPWLPNSDNNAKKSDNGTNSFNTNNQMQSNGGGSWSLKPGHVSKKLSSVSGLSFHNPMDSMSHDSGVNLSPPWPLPQTAQGKEEQNVSQHGGSALNFAPFQSKIELVSSSSLTDYGYAKHLDGVMLPHGVGPAHLGHTNPAPPFVGGLDHFPIISPSISSLVSKLNYSFPNHTSHPNVYDPFDALHIPPEDSAAGTPKNVDKDDILRKFQQFKQFDTVEDHSDHHYTNSSSMKQPPKTWAKRIQDEWRILENDLPDSIFVRVYETRMDLLRAVIIGAEGTPYHDGLFFFDVFFPAGYPKVPPLVYYHSGGLRLNPNLYSCGKVCLSLLGTWQGNKNEMWQPGVSTVLQVLVSIQALILNQKPFFNEPGYERLNGSANGEKRSQEYSESTFCFSLKTMAYTMRRPPKHFEDFVLGHFHKRANDILVACKAYMDGAQVGCLVNGGVQDVDEGDKSCSKSFKDCLPAYIDILMKQFSQIGVQDTEKFRTSGNGGDNLSGNGPMAAI, from the exons atgAAGCCGCCGCCGCCGCTACACATCCCTTTGAATTCCAa gaaaaaaagagTGTTCATGGACCCTGACGTGATCGAAGTCCCACCTCCTCCAGCTCCGATTGTTTCTCGCTCTCACACTAAACAgccaaaaaacaaacag gTTATTCTTCATGAAATAATTGATGTTGACAAGGATGAAGATGCCATTGATGTGATGATTCTTGACAAGAAAAATGACTTGAAGAACAAAGGAAAATCCATAAAAGATAACTCTGATGGCTACAGTCAAGCTAAG GACGGTATTTCCAGTTGTCTTCTCAGTCCTTCCTCtggagaaaataatataattaacatgGATGGTCTTGATTATGATGATGGCACACATATGGATCTTTATCCTGATGACTTCATGGATTTTGATGAGTATTCATTTTTACAATCCCATTTTGACAAGGTGGATATTCCTCCTGGAGTTGAGGCCCCCATTCCTTGGTTGCCAAATTCTGATAATAATGCTAAGAAATCTGATAATGGAACTAATTCTTTCAATACAAACAATCAAATGCAATCTAATGGTGGTGGTTCATGGTCATTGAAGCCGGGCCATGTAAGCAAGAAGCTGAGTTCAGTGAGTGGTTTAAGTTTTCATAACCCAATGGATTCCATGAGCCATGATTCTGGAGTGAACCTGTCCCCTCCTTGGCCACTTCCCCAAACTGCCCAAGGTAAGGAAGAACAAAATGTTTCACAACATGGGGGGAGTGCCTTGAATTTTGCACCTTTCCAGAGTAAAATAGAGCTGGTTTCTTCAAGTAGTTTGACTGATTATGGTTATGCAAAGCACTTAGACGGTGTTATGCTCCCTCATGGAGTTGGCCCAGCACATTTGGGACATACCAATCCTGCTCCTCCATTTGTTGGTGGATTGGATCATTTTCCTATTATTAGCCCTTCCATCTCTTCTTTGGtgtcaaaattaaattactCATTTCCTAACCATACAAGTCATCCAAATGTCTATGATCCATTTGATGCTTTACATATCCCTCCTGAAGACAGTGCAGCTGGAACTCCAAAAAATGTAGATAAAGATGATATCCTCagaaagtttcaacaatttaaacAATTTGATACAGTCGAAGATCATTCAGATCATCACTATACTAATAGTTCTTCGATGAAGCAG CCACCAAAGACCTGGGCAAAGAGAATTCAGGACGAGTGGAGAATCCTGGAAAATGATTTGCCAG ATTCTATATTTGTTAGGGTTTATGAAACAAGGATGGACCTATTGCGGGCTGTAATTATTGGAGCAGAGGGTACTCCCTACCACGATGgtctctttttctttgatgtttttttccctGCTGGCTACCCCAAAGTACCACCG CTTGTCTACTACCATTCTGGTGGTCTTCGACTCAACCCAAACTTGTACAGTTGTGGTAAAGTATGCCTCAGCCTTCTTGGGACCTGGCAGGGTAACAAGAATGAGATGTGGCAGCCTGGAGTCTCGACTGTGCTACAAGTTCTGGTATCTATACAGGCATTGATATTGAATCAGAAGCCCTTCTTTAATGAGCCTGGATATGAACGATTGAATGGTTCGGCAAATGGTGAAAAGCGATCTCAGGAGTACAGTGAGAGTACCTTTTGCTTTTCGCTGAAAACAATGGCTTACACGATGAGGAGGCCGCCTAAG CATTTCGAGGACTTTGTACTGGGTCATTTCCACAAGCGTGCTAATGATATTCTGGTGGCATGTAAAGCCTACATGGATGGTGCTCAGGTAGGGTGTCTGGTCAACGGTGGGGTTCAGGATGTTGACGAGGGTGATAAGAGCTGCTCCAAGAGTTTTAAGGACTGCTTACCTGCCTATATTGATATACTAATGAAGCAGTTTTCACAAATTGGAGTCCAGGACACTGAAAAATTCCGAACATCAGGAAACGGGGGTGATAACTTATCAGGCAATGGACCCATGGCCGCAATATAA